One segment of Rosa chinensis cultivar Old Blush chromosome 6, RchiOBHm-V2, whole genome shotgun sequence DNA contains the following:
- the LOC112169130 gene encoding transcription factor HEC2, producing MDINQLKSEEQMEMMMMMQMDKISELCGAYNDVVSDLPSSEHFPGSATSMPQYCHDQNPHNVSSPPPSFLNLSPSTISFTNSLEQSPQPQLASDKRASMAAMREMIFRIASMQPIHIDPESVKPPKRRNVKISKDPQSVAARHRRERISERIRILQRLVPGGTKMDTASMLDEAIHYVKFLKSQVQTLERAAVNNNNNNNNNNNRVPQTGIGFPVAMSSGSNYLSNSMAKAYQAHPPQHHQNVRHFEDA from the coding sequence ATGGATATTAACCAACTAAAATCAGAGGAGCAGATggaaatgatgatgatgatgcaaaTGGATAAAATCTCCGAGCTCTGCGGCGCCTACAACGACGTCGTTTCCGACCTCCCTTCCTCTGAACACTTTCCTGGTAGTGCAACTTCCATGCCACAATACTGTCATGACCAAAACCCTCACAATGTTTCTTCACCTCCGCCCTCATTTCTTAACCTAAGCCCATCAACCATATCATTCACCAACTCACTTGAACAATCACCACAACCTCAACTGGCTTCCGATAAGCGTGCTTCAATGGCGGCGATGAGGGAGATGATATTCAGAATCGCCTCGATGCAGCCAATCCACATAGACCCGGAGTCGGTGAAGCCGCCGAAGAGAAGGAACGTGAAGATTTCCAAGGACCCTCAgagcgtggcggcgcgtcacaGGAGGGAGAGGATTAGCGAGAGGATTAGAATACTCCAGAGACTAGTCCCCGGCGGGACTAAAATGGACACTGCGTCCATGCTGGACGAGGCTATCCACTACGTCAAGTTTTTGAAGTCTCAAGTTCAGACGCTGGAGAGAGCCGCcgtgaataataataataataataataataataataatagggtACCGCAAACCGGGATTGGTTTTCCTGTGGCCATGTCAAGTGGGAGTAATTACCTTTCTAATTCTATGGCCAAAGCGTACCAAGCTCATCCTCCGCAGCATCATCAGAATGTGCGGCATTTTGAAGATGCTTGA
- the LOC112173054 gene encoding protein ROOT INITIATION DEFECTIVE 3: MEVVVASSSVEADIACWDFNTGAELLRYKSCASPNHGLVSVGDRFLASSQLRQTNGSVKYWAWSKPQPDARSSQDEPIRPLAANREGTYVAGGGVSGTIYLWEVTSGRLLKKWDAHYRGVSCLKFSDDGTILFSGSEDGEIRVWNLVTLFDDHQTQHEKHRYLLSFTEHSLSVTDMVLGFGYDPIIVSASEDRTCKIWSFSRETLLRNIVFPTIIDAIAMDPGENLLFAGGRDGNIYVAALNTARTASSKYGMHILNRFSNHSKAVTCLAWGLSGNYLISGSEDGVVRVWDAKTANIVRVLKHAKGPVNNILVIRQQVSQMIPNSQASSRRHGSSLPPPLEKRIYEADKDAGFKAVIGLQDTCSKSTAAVFVSSDMMERQIRELQQQGSASAEMEIERLKLENKKCIQMVQQWKKMYDNLHQFCVNELVDGDKGGAPNGNAP, encoded by the exons atggaggtggtggtggcCTCCTCTTCCGTCGAAGCAGACATCGCCTGCTGGGACTTCAACACCGGCGCCGAGCTCCTCCGGTACAAGTCCTGCGCCTCTCCCAATCACGGCCTCGTCTCCGTCGGCGACCGATTCCTCGCCTCCTCCCAGCTCCGTCAGACCAATGGCTCTGTCAAGTACTGGGCCTGGTCTAAA CCTCAACCTGATGCCAGGAGCTCGCAAGACGAACCGATCAGGCCGCTTGCTGCTAACAGAGAGGGCACCTATGTTGCTGGTGGAGGTGTCTCTGGGACTATCTACTTGTGGGAG GTTACTAGCGGTAGGCTGCTTAAGAAGTGGGATGCTCATTATAGAGGTGTGAGTTGCTTGAAATTTTCAGATGATGGCACCATACTGTTTTCGGGGTCTGAGGATGGAGAAATTAGAGTGTGGAACCTTGTAAC GCTATTCGATGATCATCAAACTCAACATGAAAAGCATCGGTACTTGCTTAGTTTTACCGAGCATTCGCTTTCTGTAACGGATATGGTGTTAGGATTTGGATATGATCCCATTATTGTGTCGGCTTCAGAGGATCGAACGTGCAAG atttGGAGCTTTTCAAGAGAAACATTATTGAGAAATATTGTTTTTCCCACAATAATTGACGCAATTGCAATGGATCCCGGTGAAAATCTCCTCTTTGCTGGTGGTAGAGATGGAAATATATATGTGGCCGCACTTAATACTGCAAGGACAGCTAGCAGCAAATATGGAATGCATATCCTCAATCGCTTCTCAAATCACAG CAAGGCAGTTACTTGCTTGGCGTGGGGACTATCTGGAAACTATTTGATTTCTGGATCAGAGGATGGCGTGGTTCGAGTATGGGATGCTAAAACTGCTAACATTGTCCGTGTGCTCAAACATGCAAAAG GTCCAGTGAATAATATTCTAGTTATTAGACAGCAAGTTTCTCAGATGATCCCAAATTCACAAGCCTCCTCTAGAAGGCATGGTTCCTCATTACCACCTCCACTAGAAAAGCGTATATATGAAGCAGATAAAGATGCAGGTTTTAAGGCAGTCATCGGTCTCCAGGATACTTGCAGTAAATCTACAGCTGCAGTGTTTGTCTCTTCCGACATGATGGAGCGTCAAATCAGAGAGCTTCAG CAACAAGGTTCTGCTTCAGCGGAAATGGAGATTGAGAGACTAAAGCTTGAGAATAAAAAATGCATACAAATGGTTCAGCAGTGGAAGAAAATGTATGACAATTTGCACCAGTTCTGTGTAAATGAGCTTGTTGATGGTGATAAAGGAGGAGCCCCAAATGGAAATGCCCCCTGA